A genome region from Armatimonadota bacterium includes the following:
- the rpmB gene encoding 50S ribosomal protein L28 gives MARQCAICGKRPAFGHSVSHSEHRTRRVFAPNLQRVRVLVDGTPRRLRVCTTCLASGRVRRPPQGRQSTPPA, from the coding sequence ATGGCCCGGCAGTGCGCCATCTGCGGGAAGCGACCGGCATTCGGCCACTCGGTCAGTCACTCCGAGCACCGGACCCGGCGGGTATTCGCGCCAAACCTGCAGCGGGTGCGCGTGCTGGTCGACGGCACGCCCCGCCGCCTGCGGGTCTGCACCACCTGCCTGGCCTCCGGGCGGGTCCGCCGGCCTCCCCAGGGACGGCAGAGCACCCCGCCAGCCTAG